One Amaranthus tricolor cultivar Red isolate AtriRed21 chromosome 1, ASM2621246v1, whole genome shotgun sequence DNA window includes the following coding sequences:
- the LOC130821467 gene encoding heavy metal-associated isoprenylated plant protein 28-like, which translates to MATVTEMRVHMCCHGCESKIKKTLQKMKGINEVEIDMGLQKVTVNGSVEQKKILKAVRRTGRRAELWQFPYQPELRSFTHQYPNQCQTNASSASTVLNANYAHPQPAASSYNYFKHGYDGHQFHGYYNSNHSSSTVGGRTGDVFSDENPHACSIM; encoded by the exons GTGACAGAGATGAGAGTGCATATGTGTTGTCATGGATGTGAATCCAAGATCAAGAAAACATTACAAAAAATGAAAG GAATAAATGAAGTAGAAATAGACATGGGTTTACAAAAAGTGACAGTAAATGGAAGTGTAGAGCAAAAGAAGATATTAAAAGCAGTAAGAAGAACAGGAAGAAGAGCAGAACTATGGCAATTTCCATATCAACCAGAATTGAGGAGTTTTACACATCAATACCCAAATCAATGCCAAACAAATGCTTCATCAGCATCAACAGTATTAAATGCTAATTATGCACATCCACAACCAGCAGCTTCTTCTTACAACTACTTCAAGCATGGATATGATGGTCATCAATTTCATGGCTACTATAATTCTAATCATTCTTCTTCTACTGTTGGTGGAAGAACTGGTGATGTTTTTAGTGATGAGAATCCTCATGCTTGTTCCATTATGTGA